In a single window of the Micromonospora sp. WMMD1155 genome:
- a CDS encoding sodium-translocating pyrophosphatase produces the protein MSETFAADGGGLSLTGSNVTYVVIAAAIALVALAFAAALTKTVLAAGKGTATMQEISGAVQEGASAYLLRQFRTLAIFVVVAVVLLFLLPVHDTDGSELAVKIGRSAFFVVGALFSAFIGGAGMWLATRANLRVAAAAREREGGREAAMRIAFRTGGVVGFLTVGLGLFGAALVVLVYRGDAPTVLEGFGFGAALLAMFMRVGGGIFTKAADVGADLVGKVEQGIPEDDPRNAATIADNVGDNVGDCAGMAADLFESYAVTLVAALILGRAAFGEEGLVFPLIISTIGVLIAIVGVFITRLRASDRNGLTAINRAFYLSALLSAVLVAIAAYAYLPATFGEFDSGLTDAPGNPRLVAIGAVVIGIVLAAAIQALTGYFTETNKRPVQDIGKSSQTGAATVILAGISVGLESAVYSAVLIGAGVFGAFLLGGSSITLSLFAVALAGTGLLTTVGVIVAMDTFGPISDNAQGVAEMSGDIDEHGARTLTELDAVGNTTKAITKGIAIATAVLAATALFGSYTDTLSSAYATAGVNDVGNEILNALNVANPRNLVGLIIGAAVVFLFSGLAINAVSRSAGAVVMEVRRQFRELPGIMDRTQRPEYGKVVDICTRDAQRELMTPGLLAILAPIAVGFGLGPGALAAYLAGAIGAGTLMAVFLSNSGGAWDNAKKLVEDGAYGGKGSESHAATVIGDTVGDPFKDTAGPAINPLIKVMNLVSLLIAPAVVAWSVGDDRNVGLRIGIALVATLIIVASVVFSKRKGIAMSDSDADGNTGAGSTDHRPETVNA, from the coding sequence ATGTCCGAGACCTTTGCCGCCGACGGCGGCGGGCTTTCCCTTACCGGAAGCAATGTCACCTACGTCGTCATCGCCGCGGCGATCGCGCTGGTGGCGCTCGCCTTCGCGGCCGCCCTCACAAAGACGGTGCTGGCCGCCGGCAAGGGCACCGCCACCATGCAGGAGATCTCGGGGGCGGTCCAGGAGGGCGCCTCGGCCTACCTGCTCCGCCAGTTCCGCACCCTGGCGATCTTCGTGGTCGTCGCGGTGGTGCTGCTCTTCCTGCTGCCGGTGCACGACACCGACGGCAGCGAGCTGGCGGTGAAGATCGGCCGTTCGGCGTTCTTCGTGGTGGGAGCGCTGTTCAGTGCGTTCATCGGCGGTGCCGGAATGTGGTTGGCCACCCGCGCCAACCTGCGGGTGGCCGCCGCCGCGAGGGAGCGCGAAGGTGGCCGCGAGGCCGCCATGAGGATCGCGTTCCGGACCGGTGGTGTCGTCGGCTTCCTCACCGTCGGCCTCGGCCTCTTCGGCGCCGCGCTCGTCGTCCTCGTCTACCGGGGTGACGCGCCCACCGTGCTGGAGGGCTTCGGCTTCGGTGCCGCGCTGCTCGCGATGTTCATGCGGGTCGGCGGCGGTATCTTCACCAAGGCCGCCGACGTCGGCGCCGACCTGGTCGGAAAGGTCGAGCAGGGCATCCCCGAGGACGACCCGCGCAACGCCGCCACCATCGCCGACAACGTCGGCGACAACGTCGGTGACTGCGCCGGCATGGCCGCCGACCTGTTCGAGTCGTACGCGGTGACGCTCGTCGCCGCGCTGATCCTCGGCCGCGCCGCGTTCGGTGAGGAGGGCCTGGTCTTCCCGCTGATCATCTCCACCATCGGCGTGCTGATCGCGATCGTCGGCGTCTTCATCACCCGGCTGCGCGCCTCCGACCGCAACGGCCTGACCGCGATCAACCGGGCGTTCTACCTGTCCGCGCTGCTCTCCGCGGTGCTGGTGGCGATCGCCGCCTACGCGTACCTCCCGGCGACCTTCGGCGAGTTCGACAGCGGGCTGACCGACGCTCCGGGCAACCCGCGACTGGTGGCCATCGGCGCGGTGGTGATCGGTATCGTGCTGGCCGCCGCGATCCAGGCGCTGACCGGCTACTTCACCGAGACCAACAAGCGACCGGTGCAGGACATCGGCAAGAGCTCGCAGACCGGTGCCGCCACCGTCATCCTCGCCGGCATCAGCGTCGGTCTGGAGTCGGCGGTCTACTCGGCGGTGCTGATCGGCGCCGGCGTCTTCGGCGCGTTCCTGCTCGGCGGCAGCTCCATCACGCTGTCGCTGTTCGCGGTGGCGCTGGCGGGCACCGGCCTGCTCACCACGGTCGGCGTGATCGTGGCGATGGACACCTTCGGGCCGATCTCCGACAACGCCCAGGGCGTCGCCGAGATGTCCGGCGACATCGACGAGCACGGCGCGCGCACGCTCACCGAGCTGGACGCGGTGGGCAACACCACCAAGGCGATCACCAAGGGCATCGCGATCGCCACGGCGGTGCTCGCCGCGACCGCGCTGTTCGGCTCGTACACCGACACGCTCAGCAGCGCGTACGCGACCGCCGGGGTGAACGACGTCGGCAACGAGATCCTCAACGCGTTGAACGTGGCGAACCCGCGCAACCTGGTCGGCCTGATCATCGGTGCGGCGGTGGTCTTCCTCTTCTCCGGTCTGGCCATCAACGCGGTGTCCCGCTCGGCCGGTGCCGTGGTGATGGAGGTCCGCCGGCAGTTCCGTGAGCTGCCCGGCATCATGGACCGCACCCAGCGCCCGGAGTACGGCAAGGTCGTCGACATCTGCACCCGGGACGCGCAGCGCGAGCTGATGACCCCCGGCCTGCTCGCCATCCTGGCGCCGATCGCGGTCGGCTTCGGCCTCGGCCCGGGCGCGCTCGCGGCGTACCTGGCCGGTGCGATCGGTGCCGGCACCCTGATGGCGGTGTTCCTGTCCAACTCCGGTGGGGCCTGGGACAACGCCAAGAAGCTGGTCGAGGACGGCGCGTACGGCGGCAAGGGTTCCGAGTCGCACGCCGCCACGGTCATCGGCGACACCGTCGGTGACCCGTTCAAGGACACCGCCGGCCCGGCGATCAACCCGCTGATCAAGGTGATGAACCTGGTCTCGCTGCTGATCGCACCCGCCGTGGTGGCCTGGAGCGTCGGCGACGACCGCAACGTCGGCCTGCGGATCGGCATCGCGCTGGTCGCGACGCTGATCATCGTGGCGTCGGTGGTGTTCAGCAAGCGCAAGGGCATCGCGATGTCCGACTCCGACGCCGACGGCAACACCGGCGCGGGCAGCACCGACCACCGCCCGGAGACGGTCAACGCCTGA
- a CDS encoding ATP-binding protein has product MMATVKLSFSPAPVHVRTARLVGVAVARRAGVREDLLDEVRLAIGEACTRAVALHRQYGLADPVLVEMSDGGSYAVRVVDRAPIEAGIGLTALPPDELANESLTDEALTTGVGFALLAGFVEDLQVRPVDEGIGTEVRMVWPVGR; this is encoded by the coding sequence GTGATGGCGACGGTCAAGCTCTCGTTCTCGCCCGCCCCGGTGCACGTGCGCACCGCCCGGCTGGTCGGCGTCGCCGTGGCCCGGCGTGCCGGCGTCCGGGAGGACCTGCTGGACGAGGTGCGCCTGGCCATCGGTGAGGCGTGCACCCGGGCGGTGGCCCTGCACCGGCAGTACGGCCTGGCCGACCCGGTGCTGGTGGAGATGTCCGACGGTGGCTCGTACGCGGTGCGGGTGGTGGACCGGGCGCCGATCGAGGCGGGCATCGGTCTGACCGCGTTGCCGCCGGACGAGTTGGCCAACGAGTCGCTCACCGACGAGGCGCTGACCACCGGCGTCGGCTTCGCGCTGCTCGCCGGGTTCGTCGAGGACCTCCAGGTGCGCCCGGTCGACGAGGGCATCGGCACCGAGGTGCGGATGGTGTGGCCGGTCGGCCGCTGA
- a CDS encoding STAS domain-containing protein, producing MELSLATRTVGEHTVLEVGGEVDVYTAPRLRERLLELIDGGARHVVVDLGRVDFLDSTGLGVLVGALKRLRSAGGSFALVCDKEPLLKIFRITALDQVFPLHPTVDAAIGADPAGAGA from the coding sequence ATGGAGCTGTCGCTGGCGACGCGCACCGTGGGTGAGCACACGGTGCTCGAGGTCGGTGGTGAGGTGGACGTCTACACCGCGCCCCGACTCCGCGAACGACTCCTCGAGCTGATCGACGGTGGCGCCCGTCACGTGGTGGTCGATCTCGGCCGGGTGGACTTCCTCGACTCCACCGGGTTGGGCGTGCTGGTCGGCGCGCTCAAGCGGCTCCGTTCGGCCGGCGGCTCGTTCGCCCTGGTCTGCGACAAGGAGCCGTTGCTCAAGATCTTCCGGATCACCGCACTGGACCAGGTGTTCCCGCTGCACCCGACGGTCGACGCGGCGATCGGCGCCGACCCGGCGGGCGCCGGCGCGTGA
- a CDS encoding DEAD/DEAH box helicase, whose protein sequence is MESSSPATVSAGPGPGPAPADLLRRLRARGAGDPVTHVERVPARAGVPAPWPSWAPTELRDAFTRRGVVAPWQHQAQAATLAYEGAHVVVATGTASGKSLAYQLPALATVLADPRATVLYLAPTKALAADQLRAVAALELEGVRPACYDGDTPRAEREWIRRHSRFVLTNPDMLHHGILPGHAQWSGFLRRIAYVVIDECHTYRGVFGSHVAHVLRRLRRQCARFGATPVFVLASATSGDPATAAGRLTGLPVTAVTEDASPRGGVTFALWEPPLLPPDSGTVPPDPSSVPAQGSGDHDDLRQVRRSALRETADLLADTVAEGVRTLAFVRSRKGAEVVAANARRSLDDAVPGLGDRVAAYRGGYLREERRELERALLHGDLLGLASTNALELGVDLVGLDAVLICGYPGTRASLWQQAGRAGRSGQEALAVLVARDDPLDTYLVHHPEAIFGAPVEATVLDPANRYVLAPQLACAAVEAPLTPADLALFGDGAKEAVDELVAAGALRQRPTGWYWRHRERPEVDLRGEGGAPVCVVESATGRLLGTVDGGSSHFLLHPGAVYLHQGVSYVVDELDLADGCALVHVEEPDWSTHARDVTDLSVVSVRSYVDAGPVGMFLGEVDVTSQVVSYQRRRIATGEVIDTRPLDLPTRELRTVAVWFTLSPQSLTQAGVQAADVPGALHAAEHAAIGLLPLMATCDRWDIGGLSTAVHPDTEAPTVFVYDGHPGGAGFAERAYGTASAWLRATRDAIAECGCETGCPSCVQSPKCGNGNNPLSKPDAIRVLDVVLANLPE, encoded by the coding sequence CTGGAGTCGTCGTCGCCGGCCACCGTATCCGCTGGTCCCGGCCCCGGGCCAGCACCGGCCGACCTGCTGCGCCGACTCCGCGCCCGGGGCGCCGGCGACCCGGTCACCCACGTCGAACGGGTACCGGCCCGAGCCGGCGTGCCCGCGCCCTGGCCGTCCTGGGCACCGACGGAGCTGCGCGACGCGTTCACCCGACGCGGCGTGGTCGCGCCCTGGCAGCACCAGGCCCAGGCGGCCACCCTGGCGTACGAGGGTGCGCACGTGGTGGTCGCCACCGGCACCGCGTCCGGCAAGTCGCTGGCGTACCAACTCCCGGCCCTGGCCACAGTGCTCGCCGACCCCCGGGCCACGGTGCTCTATCTGGCGCCGACCAAGGCACTCGCCGCCGACCAGCTGCGGGCCGTCGCCGCGCTGGAACTGGAGGGGGTACGCCCCGCCTGTTACGACGGCGACACTCCGCGCGCCGAACGCGAGTGGATCCGCCGGCACTCCCGGTTCGTGCTGACCAACCCGGACATGCTGCACCACGGCATCCTGCCCGGCCATGCGCAGTGGTCCGGTTTCCTGCGCCGAATCGCGTACGTGGTCATCGACGAGTGCCACACCTACCGTGGCGTGTTCGGCTCGCACGTGGCGCACGTGCTGCGCCGACTCCGCCGGCAGTGCGCCCGGTTCGGGGCCACCCCGGTCTTCGTGCTCGCCTCCGCGACCTCCGGCGACCCGGCCACCGCGGCCGGACGGCTGACCGGCCTGCCGGTGACGGCGGTCACCGAGGACGCGTCGCCACGCGGCGGGGTGACCTTCGCGCTCTGGGAGCCGCCGCTGCTGCCGCCCGACTCGGGCACCGTTCCCCCCGACCCTTCCTCGGTGCCCGCCCAGGGCAGCGGCGACCACGACGACCTTCGGCAGGTCCGCCGGTCGGCGCTGCGCGAGACCGCGGACCTGCTCGCCGACACGGTCGCCGAGGGGGTACGCACCCTCGCGTTCGTCCGTTCCCGCAAGGGCGCCGAGGTCGTGGCGGCCAACGCGCGCCGGTCGCTGGACGACGCGGTCCCGGGGCTCGGCGACCGGGTGGCCGCCTACCGGGGCGGTTACCTGCGCGAGGAGCGGCGTGAGCTGGAACGGGCGCTGCTGCACGGCGACCTGCTCGGCCTGGCCTCCACCAACGCTCTGGAGCTGGGCGTGGACCTGGTCGGGTTGGACGCGGTGCTGATCTGCGGCTACCCGGGCACCCGGGCGTCGCTGTGGCAGCAGGCGGGTCGCGCCGGGCGCTCCGGGCAGGAGGCCCTGGCGGTGTTGGTGGCCCGGGACGACCCGCTGGACACCTACCTGGTGCACCACCCGGAGGCGATCTTCGGCGCGCCGGTGGAGGCCACGGTGCTCGACCCGGCCAACCGGTACGTGCTGGCACCGCAACTCGCCTGTGCCGCGGTCGAGGCCCCGCTCACCCCGGCCGACCTGGCGCTCTTCGGCGACGGGGCGAAGGAGGCCGTCGACGAGCTGGTGGCGGCGGGCGCGCTGCGGCAGCGGCCCACCGGCTGGTACTGGCGGCACCGGGAACGCCCCGAGGTGGACCTGCGCGGCGAGGGCGGCGCACCGGTCTGCGTGGTCGAGTCGGCCACCGGCCGGCTACTGGGCACCGTCGACGGCGGTTCCTCGCACTTCCTGCTCCACCCCGGCGCGGTCTACCTGCACCAGGGCGTCTCGTACGTGGTGGACGAGCTGGACCTGGCCGACGGCTGCGCACTGGTGCACGTCGAGGAGCCGGATTGGTCCACCCACGCCCGGGACGTCACCGACCTGTCCGTGGTCTCGGTGCGCTCCTATGTGGACGCCGGGCCGGTCGGCATGTTCCTCGGCGAGGTGGACGTGACCAGTCAGGTGGTGTCGTACCAGCGGCGGCGCATCGCCACCGGTGAGGTGATCGACACCCGGCCGCTCGACCTGCCCACCCGGGAGCTGCGCACGGTGGCGGTCTGGTTCACCCTGTCACCGCAGTCGTTGACGCAGGCCGGGGTGCAGGCGGCGGACGTGCCGGGCGCGCTGCACGCCGCCGAACACGCGGCGATCGGCCTGCTGCCGTTGATGGCCACCTGCGACAGGTGGGACATCGGCGGGCTCTCCACCGCCGTGCACCCGGACACCGAGGCGCCGACAGTCTTCGTGTACGACGGGCACCCGGGCGGTGCCGGGTTCGCCGAGCGGGCGTACGGGACGGCGTCGGCGTGGCTGCGGGCCACCCGGGACGCGATCGCGGAGTGCGGATGCGAGACCGGCTGCCCATCCTGCGTACAGTCGCCGAAGTGCGGAAACGGCAACAATCCGCTCTCCAAGCCGGACGCGATCCGGGTGCTCGACGTGGTGTTGGCGAACCTGCCCGAGTAG
- a CDS encoding Rv3654c family TadE-like protein, protein MRRSVRLGCGADVEPVDQGGPEGQRGGATVLLLAIGLVLVLFGTFGAAITVAGLAGQRAMVAADLGALAGAAQALDGEATVCASAADIVGRNAGRLVACHLDGLDVLVTVEVAFTALPGLTRVATSTARAGPVRG, encoded by the coding sequence ATGCGGCGGTCGGTCCGCCTCGGGTGCGGAGCCGACGTCGAGCCGGTCGATCAGGGTGGTCCGGAGGGGCAGCGCGGTGGTGCCACAGTTCTACTGCTGGCGATCGGTCTGGTCCTCGTGTTGTTCGGGACGTTCGGCGCTGCCATCACCGTCGCCGGGTTGGCCGGTCAGCGGGCGATGGTGGCAGCCGATCTCGGCGCGCTGGCCGGAGCCGCCCAAGCGCTCGACGGTGAGGCGACGGTCTGCGCGTCCGCTGCCGACATCGTCGGCCGCAATGCTGGTCGACTGGTCGCCTGTCACCTCGACGGGCTCGACGTGCTGGTGACAGTCGAGGTCGCGTTCACTGCACTTCCCGGACTGACCCGGGTCGCCACGTCGACAGCCCGTGCCGGCCCCGTGCGCGGCTGA
- a CDS encoding TadE family type IV pilus minor pilin, producing MAAGLPALLLLLLAGLTSVNAVTAKASCLHAAREAALAAARGEDGTAAAGRAAPQGAEVSVSVEGRRVQTTVRAPVRALGGRLPRITVVATAVAAVEPGVAEGTR from the coding sequence CTGGCGGCCGGCCTGCCGGCGCTACTCCTGCTCCTGCTGGCTGGCCTGACCTCAGTCAACGCTGTCACCGCGAAGGCAAGCTGCCTCCACGCGGCCCGGGAGGCGGCGCTGGCCGCCGCCCGCGGCGAGGACGGCACTGCGGCCGCCGGACGCGCGGCACCGCAGGGGGCGGAGGTGTCGGTGTCCGTCGAGGGCCGACGGGTGCAGACGACGGTACGGGCGCCCGTCCGCGCGCTCGGTGGTCGGCTACCACGGATCACCGTCGTCGCGACCGCCGTCGCCGCCGTGGAACCGGGCGTCGCCGAGGGGACCCGGTAA
- a CDS encoding DUF4244 domain-containing protein, translating to MRKLLARLRGDAGMNTAEYAVGTLAAVAFAGILLKVLTSGNVQSALTAVIDRALK from the coding sequence ATGCGCAAACTGCTCGCCCGCCTGCGCGGGGACGCCGGGATGAACACGGCCGAGTACGCGGTCGGGACGCTCGCGGCGGTCGCCTTCGCCGGCATCCTGTTGAAGGTGCTGACCTCGGGCAACGTCCAGTCGGCGTTGACCGCCGTCATCGACCGGGCGCTGAAGTGA
- a CDS encoding type II secretion system F family protein: MRRPDAFRLSAALGGLAVAVVVEGWLGWLGAVPTAFLLDRLLRRIESPTVRRQRVQEAADLPLAADLLAAAMRAGAPVDRSILAVAETLDGPLAGRLARVGRTLLLGGGPAEAWSGLDGIPGAERLTAAALRSADSGAALAGALTRLADDLRADRATAAEASARRAGVLIVLPLGLCFLPAFILAGLVPVIVAVLGDVL, encoded by the coding sequence ATGCGACGGCCGGATGCGTTCCGGCTCTCGGCAGCGCTGGGTGGGCTTGCCGTGGCTGTCGTCGTCGAGGGCTGGCTCGGGTGGCTCGGCGCGGTCCCGACCGCATTCCTGTTGGATCGTCTCCTGCGGCGGATCGAGTCGCCGACCGTGCGCAGGCAGCGGGTGCAGGAAGCTGCCGACCTACCGCTCGCCGCCGACCTTCTCGCCGCGGCGATGCGTGCGGGTGCCCCGGTGGACCGCTCGATCCTGGCCGTCGCCGAGACGCTGGACGGACCTCTCGCCGGCCGCCTGGCCCGGGTCGGCCGCACGCTTCTGCTCGGCGGCGGCCCGGCGGAGGCGTGGTCCGGGTTGGACGGGATACCAGGCGCGGAACGCCTGACGGCAGCGGCTTTGCGTTCGGCCGACAGCGGTGCCGCCCTGGCCGGGGCGCTCACCCGGCTCGCCGACGACCTGCGCGCCGATCGGGCCACCGCTGCCGAGGCTTCGGCACGCCGGGCTGGCGTGCTCATCGTCCTGCCGCTGGGGCTCTGCTTCCTGCCGGCGTTCATTCTCGCCGGTCTGGTGCCGGTGATCGTCGCCGTTCTCGGCGACGTGCTCTGA
- a CDS encoding TadA family conjugal transfer-associated ATPase has translation MTGRSEDGTLAARVRQRIAAATTPVTPAAIVSAVRAEPNAAVLGDTAVLRIADRVRDDLVGAGPLAPLLVDPEVTDVLVNGTRVWVDRGSGLQQVAVPVGSAEDVRRLAQRLIGSAGRRLDDGSPYADARLSDGTRLHAVLPPVATEGPYLSLRTFRHRPFTLDELVRQGTVPRPLAPLLAAVVAARLAYLVTGGTGSGKTTLLNTLLGMVPASERIVLVEDAAELRPGHPHVVGLQARTANVEGSGVVSLGDLVRQALRMRPDRLVVGECRGAEVVDLLAALNTGHDGGAGTLHANTPSDVPARLEALGMLGGLPRAALHAQVAAALQVLFQVRRGDRGRVLESVCLLLPEGPERLVTVVPAWVRGSGLGLAARALGALLRERGVTVPPILSEPWPGSAGPS, from the coding sequence ATGACCGGCCGATCCGAGGACGGCACCCTCGCCGCCCGCGTACGACAGCGCATCGCCGCCGCCACCACTCCCGTGACACCGGCAGCGATCGTGTCAGCGGTACGGGCCGAGCCGAACGCCGCGGTGCTCGGCGACACCGCCGTGCTGCGGATCGCCGACCGGGTGCGCGACGACCTCGTCGGCGCTGGGCCGCTGGCCCCGCTGCTCGTCGATCCGGAGGTCACCGACGTCCTGGTCAACGGCACGCGGGTGTGGGTCGACCGTGGCTCGGGGCTGCAACAGGTCGCGGTGCCGGTCGGCTCGGCGGAGGACGTACGCCGACTGGCGCAGCGGCTGATCGGCAGTGCCGGTCGGCGGCTCGACGACGGGTCACCGTACGCGGACGCCCGGCTGTCTGACGGCACCCGGTTGCACGCCGTGCTGCCGCCGGTGGCGACCGAGGGTCCGTACCTGTCCCTGCGGACCTTCCGACATCGGCCGTTCACGCTCGACGAGCTGGTACGCCAGGGGACTGTGCCGCGACCCTTGGCACCGCTGCTCGCCGCCGTCGTCGCGGCCCGACTGGCGTACCTGGTGACCGGCGGCACGGGGTCAGGCAAGACGACCCTGCTCAACACGCTGTTGGGGATGGTCCCCGCCAGCGAACGGATCGTGTTGGTGGAGGACGCCGCCGAGCTGCGCCCGGGGCACCCGCACGTGGTGGGGCTCCAGGCGCGTACCGCCAATGTGGAGGGATCGGGCGTCGTCAGCCTGGGTGATCTGGTTCGGCAGGCATTGCGGATGCGGCCGGACCGCCTGGTGGTCGGGGAGTGCCGGGGCGCCGAGGTGGTCGACCTGTTGGCCGCGCTCAACACCGGCCACGACGGGGGCGCCGGCACGTTGCACGCCAACACCCCGTCCGACGTGCCGGCCCGACTGGAGGCACTGGGCATGCTGGGCGGGTTGCCCCGTGCCGCGTTGCATGCCCAGGTCGCGGCCGCGTTGCAGGTGCTGTTCCAGGTGCGGCGTGGCGATCGGGGGCGTGTCCTGGAGTCGGTCTGCCTGCTGCTTCCGGAAGGGCCCGAGCGGTTGGTGACAGTGGTCCCCGCCTGGGTACGCGGCAGCGGCCTCGGGCTGGCGGCCCGCGCGCTCGGGGCGCTGCTGCGCGAGCGCGGGGTGACGGTGCCGCCGATCCTCAGCGAGCCGTGGCCCGGATCGGCAGGTCCGTCGTGA
- the ssd gene encoding septum site-determining protein Ssd, with amino-acid sequence MPSRTSVPPIRRLPLVVTGDDDLLDDVLRLAAAGGTEVELARDPAAARTRWVPAPLVILGIDQAQACLRARLPQRPRLVLVGRAGQLDPGWQIAELVGAEHVAMLPAAQSWLVDRFAEQGSDRPDGAGARVVAVFGGRGGAGASVLAGGLAVTAARARLRTLLVDADPLGGGLDLVLGWEQLEGLRWPSLTGADGRVDAPALVQALPSRGDLVVLSWDRGEMLALPAAAMAATVDAARRGRDFVVVDLPRQLDDAAVVALQSADQAFVVVPAELRATAAAARVVAAAAPHCAALSVVVRGPAPGRLRGAEVARALGLPLAGTLRPEPGLCRGLERGEAPAAAGKGPLAALCQRIITDLTGAPSLDAA; translated from the coding sequence ATGCCATCCCGTACCTCCGTCCCGCCGATCCGCCGGCTCCCGCTGGTGGTCACCGGCGACGACGATCTGCTCGATGACGTGCTCCGGCTCGCCGCCGCGGGCGGGACCGAAGTGGAGCTCGCCCGCGATCCGGCGGCCGCGCGTACCCGGTGGGTTCCCGCGCCGCTGGTGATACTCGGCATCGACCAGGCGCAGGCGTGTCTGCGCGCCCGGCTGCCGCAGCGGCCCCGGCTGGTGCTGGTCGGCCGGGCCGGTCAGCTGGACCCCGGCTGGCAGATCGCCGAGCTGGTCGGAGCCGAGCACGTAGCCATGTTGCCCGCTGCCCAGTCGTGGCTGGTGGACCGGTTCGCCGAGCAGGGTTCGGACCGTCCGGACGGCGCCGGTGCCCGGGTCGTCGCGGTCTTCGGGGGTCGGGGCGGTGCCGGGGCGAGTGTGCTGGCCGGTGGCCTGGCCGTGACCGCCGCGCGGGCCCGGTTGCGCACTCTGCTGGTCGATGCCGACCCACTCGGTGGTGGCCTCGACCTCGTGCTGGGCTGGGAGCAGCTGGAAGGGCTGCGGTGGCCGTCGCTCACCGGCGCGGACGGGCGGGTGGACGCCCCGGCACTGGTCCAGGCCCTGCCCAGCCGGGGCGACCTGGTGGTGCTCTCCTGGGATCGCGGCGAGATGCTGGCCCTGCCGGCGGCGGCGATGGCGGCGACGGTGGACGCCGCCCGGCGCGGGCGGGACTTCGTGGTGGTCGACCTGCCCCGACAGCTGGACGACGCGGCAGTGGTGGCGTTGCAGTCGGCCGACCAGGCGTTCGTCGTCGTCCCGGCCGAGCTGCGTGCCACCGCGGCGGCGGCGCGGGTCGTCGCCGCCGCAGCCCCGCACTGCGCGGCGCTGTCGGTGGTGGTGCGCGGGCCGGCCCCCGGTCGGCTCCGCGGAGCCGAGGTGGCACGGGCCCTCGGCCTGCCGCTGGCGGGCACGCTGCGGCCCGAGCCAGGGCTGTGCCGTGGGCTGGAACGAGGTGAGGCGCCGGCCGCCGCGGGCAAGGGACCGTTGGCCGCCCTCTGCCAACGGATCATCACCGACCTCACCGGTGCGCCGTCGCTGGATGCGGCATGA
- a CDS encoding HAD-IB family hydrolase: MGRSAAFFDLDKTVIAKSSALAFGRPFYRDGLITRRDVVKSAYAQLMFRLGGTDEQTMARTRDYLAALCKGWQVEQVRQIVAETLHELINPYVYAEAAALIEEHQAAGRDVVLVSASGEEMVRPIGELLGVTDVIATRMTVRDGRYSGEVEFYAAGPSKVEAVSELAAIRDYDLADSYAYSDSYSDRPLLECVGHPSVVNPDRQLRKLASENAWPVLEFRHPIPLGRRLRERPAVPVAAAALGVGVGVAIGIAWYGRHRRTRAATTTA; this comes from the coding sequence GTGGGCCGAAGTGCCGCTTTCTTCGATCTGGACAAGACCGTCATCGCCAAGTCGAGCGCTCTGGCGTTTGGTCGGCCGTTCTACCGGGACGGCTTGATCACCCGGCGTGACGTGGTCAAGTCGGCGTACGCGCAGCTGATGTTCCGGCTGGGCGGCACCGACGAGCAGACCATGGCCCGAACACGGGACTACCTGGCCGCGCTCTGCAAGGGCTGGCAGGTGGAGCAGGTCCGCCAGATCGTCGCGGAGACACTCCACGAGCTGATCAACCCTTACGTGTACGCCGAGGCTGCCGCCCTGATCGAGGAGCACCAGGCGGCGGGGCGGGATGTGGTGTTGGTGTCGGCGTCGGGCGAGGAGATGGTCCGGCCGATCGGCGAGCTGCTCGGGGTGACCGACGTGATCGCCACCCGGATGACGGTCCGCGACGGCCGGTACAGCGGTGAGGTCGAGTTCTACGCGGCCGGCCCGAGCAAGGTCGAGGCGGTCAGCGAGTTGGCGGCGATCCGGGATTACGACCTGGCCGACTCGTACGCCTACTCCGACTCGTACAGCGACCGTCCGTTGTTGGAGTGCGTCGGCCACCCGAGCGTGGTCAACCCGGATCGGCAGCTCCGCAAGCTGGCCTCGGAGAACGCGTGGCCGGTGCTGGAGTTCCGGCACCCGATCCCGCTGGGCCGCCGCCTGCGGGAGCGACCCGCGGTACCGGTGGCCGCGGCCGCGCTCGGCGTGGGCGTCGGCGTGGCCATCGGCATCGCCTGGTACGGCCGGCACCGTCGCACCCGGGCAGCCACCACCACCGCCTGA